The following proteins come from a genomic window of Pectobacterium actinidiae:
- the pstS gene encoding phosphate ABC transporter substrate-binding protein PstS has protein sequence MKLMRTTLASVVAATFSLTAFSAFAATNLTGAGATFPAPVYAKWADSYQKETGNKVNYQGIGSSGGVKQIIAKTVDFGASDAPLADDKLAQDGLFQFPTVIGGVVLAVNVPGIKSGELTLDGKTLGDIYLGKIKKWNDPAITKLNPNAKLPDQDIAVVRRADGSGTSFVFTSYLAKVNPEWKEKIGAGSTVNWPTGLGGKGNDGIAAFVQRLPGSIGYVEYAYAKQNNLAYTKLISADGKAVSPTGASFSNAAKEIDWSKSFAQDLTNQKGADAWPITSTTFILVQTKQEKPEQGAEVLKFFDWAFNKGGEQAEALDYATLPKEVVEQIRAAWKTQVKDSSGKALY, from the coding sequence ATGAAACTGATGCGTACCACTCTTGCCAGTGTTGTTGCGGCAACCTTTTCTCTGACGGCGTTTTCTGCTTTTGCTGCTACTAACCTCACCGGTGCCGGTGCGACATTCCCAGCGCCTGTTTATGCTAAATGGGCTGACTCCTATCAAAAAGAAACCGGCAATAAAGTTAACTATCAAGGCATCGGTTCTTCTGGCGGTGTAAAACAGATTATCGCGAAAACGGTAGATTTCGGTGCGTCTGACGCGCCTCTGGCTGACGACAAATTAGCACAGGATGGTTTATTCCAGTTCCCAACCGTTATCGGTGGCGTGGTACTGGCGGTGAACGTTCCTGGTATCAAGTCTGGCGAACTGACGCTGGATGGTAAAACTCTGGGTGATATCTACCTGGGTAAAATCAAAAAATGGAACGACCCAGCAATCACTAAACTGAACCCGAATGCCAAACTGCCGGATCAGGATATCGCTGTAGTTCGTCGTGCTGACGGTTCTGGTACGTCTTTCGTGTTCACCAGCTACTTGGCAAAAGTGAACCCAGAATGGAAAGAGAAGATTGGTGCAGGTTCTACTGTGAACTGGCCAACCGGTCTGGGCGGTAAAGGTAACGATGGTATCGCGGCGTTCGTACAACGTCTGCCAGGTTCTATCGGTTACGTAGAATACGCGTATGCCAAGCAAAACAACCTGGCTTACACCAAACTGATTTCTGCCGACGGCAAAGCGGTTAGCCCGACTGGCGCAAGTTTCAGCAACGCGGCTAAAGAGATCGACTGGAGCAAATCCTTCGCTCAGGATCTGACTAACCAGAAAGGCGCTGATGCATGGCCGATCACCTCAACCACGTTCATCCTGGTTCAAACCAAACAGGAAAAACCTGAGCAGGGCGCTGAAGTGTTGAAATTCTTTGACTGGGCGTTCAATAAAGGCGGCGAGCAAGCTGAAGCGCTGGATTACGCTACGCTGCCAAAAGAAGTGGTTGAGCAAATCCGTGCTGCCTGGAAAACCCAGGTAAAAGACAGCAGCGGTAAAGCACTGTACTAA
- the pstC gene encoding phosphate ABC transporter permease PstC, with protein sequence MAEYKPTIKAPGKYGDILFSTLVKLAALVTLLLLGGIIVSLILASWPSIEKFGFAFLWTKEWDAPAEQFGALVPIYGTIVTSLIALIIAIPISFGIALFLTELAPAWLKRPLGVAIELLAAIPSIVYGMWGLFIFAPLFAKYFQQPVGNVLSGIPIVGSLFSGPAFGIGILAAGVILAIMIIPYIAAVMRDVFEQTPVMMKESAYGIGCTTWEVIWRIVLPYTKNGVIGGVMLGLGRALGETMAVTFIIGNTYQLDSASLYMPGNSITSALANEFAEAESGLHTAALMELGLILFVITFIVLACSKLMVMRLAKNEGAR encoded by the coding sequence ATGGCGGAGTACAAGCCAACTATCAAAGCCCCGGGAAAATATGGCGATATCCTCTTCAGCACGCTGGTAAAACTGGCGGCGCTGGTCACGTTACTGCTCTTGGGCGGCATCATTGTTTCCCTGATTTTGGCGTCCTGGCCTAGCATCGAGAAGTTCGGTTTTGCCTTCTTGTGGACGAAAGAGTGGGATGCGCCCGCAGAGCAGTTTGGTGCACTGGTTCCGATTTACGGCACCATCGTTACCTCGCTGATTGCACTGATTATTGCGATTCCGATTAGCTTCGGGATTGCGTTGTTTCTGACAGAACTGGCACCCGCCTGGTTGAAGCGTCCGCTTGGCGTGGCGATTGAATTGCTGGCGGCCATTCCGAGTATTGTTTACGGCATGTGGGGGTTGTTCATTTTCGCTCCGCTGTTTGCCAAATACTTCCAACAACCGGTAGGCAACGTCCTGTCCGGTATTCCTATTGTTGGCTCACTGTTCTCCGGTCCGGCGTTCGGGATCGGTATTCTGGCGGCTGGCGTCATTCTGGCCATCATGATTATCCCGTACATTGCGGCGGTGATGCGTGACGTCTTCGAGCAAACGCCGGTGATGATGAAAGAGTCTGCCTACGGTATTGGCTGTACGACGTGGGAAGTCATCTGGCGCATTGTGTTGCCTTACACCAAAAATGGCGTGATCGGCGGGGTGATGTTGGGATTGGGGCGCGCGTTGGGTGAAACCATGGCGGTCACCTTTATCATCGGTAACACCTACCAGCTCGACAGCGCGTCGCTGTATATGCCAGGCAACAGTATTACCTCTGCGCTGGCAAACGAATTTGCCGAAGCGGAATCCGGCCTGCACACGGCGGCGCTGATGGAGCTGGGGCTGATTCTGTTTGTGATTACCTTTATTGTTCTGGCATGTTCAAAGCTGATGGTGATGCGTCTGGCTAAAAATGAGGGGGCGCGCTAA
- a CDS encoding DUF4026 domain-containing protein has product MNNKQQYLDIAEGKGEKAPSTMVAFSSREMNYPLLESLLEAQSFFTDGEISYTEQEQGGFFYTCRHHDRELTFYLEVSERDPENQITPMHSTDPIPPELLAQANAATQEVMVECFFGQNPLEDYVHQLRLLSAVVPDFLLGIDMSAAGNVFTREWLDFQLGDDVLPEIESLYTIHAVYDTENDPPTTFWFHSHGLARCGLTEAELVIPETLNSYYGIPDLFRSFVNNAIQNQRITFNEPILCGQTDSGYEYLVALPFEEGLRHVNHSTPIDQLRPLEEMRYDLEGTPEGVFLGDRADRDDVHQSPSCMLFRTNEENPVLQTFFKGFDEQNAIMFWRTSTETAEMSRKAQLRWRYFVNMFKNYHVSDEPAKSGFLARLLKKAPKPVESEWRFMVKFGIPHGQDGEEREHMWFIPEKINDTTVTGVLINHPFCVEDMQEGGVYSIDISWVTDWAIYYQGDSYKPDTIYKLLSHSQTH; this is encoded by the coding sequence ATGAATAACAAACAGCAATACCTCGATATCGCCGAAGGAAAGGGTGAAAAAGCGCCTTCAACGATGGTGGCTTTCTCCTCACGAGAGATGAACTATCCACTGTTGGAAAGCTTGTTAGAGGCGCAGTCATTTTTCACCGATGGCGAAATAAGTTATACCGAGCAGGAACAGGGCGGCTTTTTTTATACCTGCCGTCATCACGATCGCGAGCTGACCTTTTATCTTGAGGTATCGGAGCGCGATCCTGAGAATCAGATCACGCCGATGCATTCAACCGATCCGATCCCCCCTGAACTGCTGGCGCAGGCTAATGCGGCAACGCAGGAGGTGATGGTTGAGTGTTTTTTTGGGCAAAATCCGCTGGAAGATTACGTTCATCAGCTCCGCTTATTAAGCGCCGTGGTGCCGGATTTTCTATTGGGCATTGATATGTCTGCCGCGGGTAACGTGTTTACCCGTGAATGGTTGGATTTTCAACTGGGAGATGATGTCCTGCCGGAAATCGAATCGCTGTATACCATTCATGCCGTGTACGACACCGAGAACGATCCGCCAACCACATTCTGGTTTCACTCGCATGGTCTGGCGCGATGCGGCCTGACGGAAGCGGAATTGGTCATTCCTGAGACGCTGAATTCGTATTATGGCATCCCGGATTTATTCAGAAGCTTTGTTAATAATGCCATTCAGAATCAGCGTATTACCTTTAATGAGCCGATTCTGTGCGGGCAAACGGACAGCGGTTATGAATATCTGGTGGCACTGCCGTTTGAAGAAGGGTTGCGCCATGTGAACCACTCCACGCCGATTGACCAACTGCGGCCTCTGGAAGAGATGCGTTACGATCTGGAAGGAACACCGGAAGGGGTGTTTCTGGGCGATCGCGCCGACAGAGATGACGTGCATCAGTCGCCTTCCTGTATGCTGTTTCGTACCAACGAAGAAAATCCGGTACTGCAAACGTTCTTTAAAGGGTTTGATGAGCAGAACGCCATCATGTTCTGGCGTACCAGTACGGAAACGGCAGAAATGTCGCGTAAGGCACAACTGCGCTGGCGTTATTTCGTCAACATGTTCAAAAACTACCATGTGAGTGACGAACCGGCTAAGTCAGGTTTTCTAGCCAGGCTTCTCAAGAAAGCCCCTAAGCCTGTCGAAAGTGAATGGCGCTTTATGGTGAAGTTTGGCATCCCTCATGGCCAAGACGGGGAAGAGCGTGAGCACATGTGGTTTATACCCGAAAAAATCAACGATACGACCGTTACGGGAGTATTAATCAATCATCCGTTCTGTGTTGAGGATATGCAGGAAGGCGGCGTGTATTCTATTGATATATCGTGGGTAACCGACTGGGCGATTTATTATCAGGGCGACAGTTATAAGCCTGATACGATTTACAAACTGCTGAGTCATAGCCAGACTCATTGA
- the pelX gene encoding pectate disaccharide-lyase PelX: protein MKRCSSQKCDSLRKHRSSRLAAVALTNALLFSFSTHAATESTPVWHGIAFGQSTDVNFSSNVLPEKIGVNDVTINGKKLAPGDNADLSAPITIESRGGKIANTHDGLTFFYTQLPANVNFTLQSDITVEQFGPENGAKPAAQEGAGILVRDIIGVPRQEPLKEGYEEFPAASNMVMNAIMTQDKKSHTEIKLQAILRNGVTQPWGNAGAKITKTSYQENVNLEQTPTFRLKLERTNDGFITSYAPKGTDNWVSKEVKGADVVTKLDKDHYYVGFFASRNAKITVSNAQLTTTPAQTKASPEFKAKAYDPLLQVMSSPKTTSEHYVVQARANYDGTIAVSQNGQQLGDTKPVKAGETLSLPAKIAGNGAEFKIAYQPAEGDDKAVKESTFKVERVAYADAKNLYVSPQGTASNDGSKNAPIDLASAVAALPAGGTIWLNDGDYSAAEIPVSASGQPKTVKNLFAVGNKAVIHGLQLKASHWHVKGIEITEKPFRIEGSYNTIERVLAHHADDTGIQVTSTADVGRPLWASHNLILNSESHSNQDPGKINADGFAVKMRVGEGNVIRGAFSHNNIDDGFDLFNKIEDGANGVVVIENSIAMNNTSNGFKMGGEGQPVAHQVKHSIAVGNKLDGFTDNFNPGALIVEDNIALDNERFNFIFRPSPYSGAEKQGVFKHNISLKTKAGKYDDAVVGSIDNTNYFIKGDRSVNAQGKEIAVNNFVSVTVPETFTRDAKGNLVLGDFLKKK from the coding sequence ATGAAACGTTGTTCTTCACAAAAATGTGATTCATTACGGAAACACCGTTCTTCACGCCTCGCAGCCGTCGCGTTGACGAATGCATTACTCTTTAGCTTTAGTACACACGCTGCGACAGAATCAACGCCTGTCTGGCACGGCATCGCCTTTGGTCAATCAACAGACGTAAACTTTTCATCCAACGTTCTGCCGGAAAAAATTGGTGTTAACGACGTCACCATTAACGGCAAGAAATTAGCGCCGGGGGATAACGCTGATTTATCCGCCCCCATCACGATCGAGAGTCGTGGCGGAAAGATTGCCAACACCCATGACGGTCTGACGTTCTTCTATACGCAGCTGCCTGCGAATGTGAATTTTACGCTTCAGTCTGATATTACCGTAGAGCAGTTTGGGCCAGAAAACGGCGCCAAGCCTGCGGCTCAGGAAGGAGCAGGGATTCTGGTACGCGATATTATCGGCGTACCGCGTCAGGAACCGCTGAAAGAAGGGTATGAAGAATTCCCTGCGGCATCCAACATGGTGATGAACGCCATCATGACGCAGGATAAAAAGTCTCATACCGAAATCAAACTACAGGCGATTTTGCGTAATGGCGTCACGCAACCGTGGGGAAATGCGGGCGCGAAAATTACCAAAACCAGCTATCAGGAAAACGTTAATCTGGAGCAAACACCGACGTTCCGCCTGAAACTGGAACGCACCAACGACGGCTTTATTACCTCTTACGCGCCGAAAGGCACAGATAACTGGGTATCAAAAGAAGTCAAAGGCGCAGACGTCGTCACCAAGCTGGATAAAGACCACTACTACGTCGGTTTCTTTGCCTCCCGTAACGCCAAAATCACCGTCAGCAATGCACAGTTGACCACGACGCCAGCGCAAACCAAAGCCTCACCGGAATTTAAAGCCAAGGCTTATGATCCTTTGCTCCAGGTGATGTCGTCACCTAAAACCACCAGCGAACACTATGTGGTTCAGGCCAGAGCCAATTACGATGGCACGATCGCGGTGTCGCAAAACGGTCAGCAACTGGGTGATACCAAACCGGTTAAAGCGGGAGAAACCTTATCTCTGCCCGCGAAAATTGCCGGTAACGGTGCTGAGTTCAAGATAGCTTACCAGCCCGCAGAAGGGGATGATAAAGCGGTAAAAGAGAGCACATTCAAGGTTGAAAGAGTGGCTTACGCAGACGCCAAAAATCTGTATGTTTCGCCACAAGGCACAGCCAGCAATGACGGCAGTAAAAATGCACCTATCGATTTAGCCAGTGCCGTCGCCGCTCTGCCTGCTGGTGGTACTATCTGGCTCAACGATGGCGATTACAGCGCGGCTGAAATCCCTGTCAGTGCCAGCGGCCAGCCAAAAACCGTCAAGAACCTGTTTGCCGTCGGCAATAAAGCCGTCATTCATGGCCTGCAACTGAAAGCCAGCCACTGGCATGTCAAAGGGATTGAAATCACAGAGAAACCGTTCCGTATCGAGGGAAGCTATAACACCATCGAACGCGTTCTGGCGCACCACGCTGACGATACCGGTATTCAGGTGACCTCAACGGCCGATGTAGGTAGACCACTGTGGGCTAGCCATAACCTGATTCTGAATTCAGAATCTCACAGCAATCAGGATCCAGGCAAAATTAACGCCGACGGTTTCGCGGTGAAAATGCGTGTGGGTGAAGGCAACGTGATCCGCGGTGCGTTCTCGCACAACAACATCGATGACGGTTTCGACCTGTTTAACAAAATTGAAGACGGCGCAAATGGCGTTGTGGTGATCGAGAATTCAATTGCCATGAACAACACCAGCAACGGCTTCAAAATGGGTGGTGAAGGCCAGCCAGTGGCGCATCAGGTTAAACACAGCATTGCTGTGGGTAACAAACTTGATGGTTTCACTGACAACTTCAACCCTGGCGCATTGATCGTTGAAGATAACATCGCGTTAGATAACGAACGCTTTAACTTTATTTTCCGTCCAAGCCCTTACTCTGGCGCGGAAAAACAAGGTGTCTTCAAGCATAACATTTCGCTGAAAACCAAAGCGGGTAAATATGATGATGCGGTTGTCGGCAGTATCGATAACACCAACTATTTCATCAAAGGTGATCGTTCAGTGAACGCACAAGGTAAGGAAATCGCGGTAAATAACTTCGTATCCGTTACCGTTCCTGAAACGTTTACGCGTGATGCCAAAGGCAATCTGGTACTTGGCGATTTCCTGAAGAAAAAATAA
- the glmU gene encoding bifunctional UDP-N-acetylglucosamine diphosphorylase/glucosamine-1-phosphate N-acetyltransferase GlmU: MSNSAMSVVILAAGKGTRMYSDLPKVLHQLAGKPMVQHVIDAAMTTGAQHVHLVYGHGGDLLKRELADPALNWVLQAEQLGTGHAMQQAAPHFADDEDILMLYGDVPLISSQTLGRLREAKPQDGIGLLTVKLDDPTGYGRIVREKGAVVGIVEHKDASEEQRQINEINTGILIANGKDLKRWLSQLNNNNAQGEFYITDIIAMAAEEGQRVEAVHPDRLSEVEGVNNRLQLSALERVYQREQADKLLLAGVMLLDPARFDLRGELTHGRDVVIDINVVVEGNVKLGNRVKIGAGCVIKNCIIGDDSEISPYSVLEDAVLEAECTVGPFARLRPGAELAEGVHVGNFVELKKVRLGKGSKAGHLSYLGDADIGSGVNIGAGTITCNYDGANKHKTIIGDDVFVGSDSQLVAPVSIASGVTIGAGTTVTRDVAENELVVGRVKQRHISGWQRPVKKQ; encoded by the coding sequence ATGTCAAATAGTGCGATGAGTGTGGTGATCCTTGCTGCGGGTAAAGGAACCCGTATGTATTCCGACCTTCCCAAGGTGTTGCATCAACTGGCGGGTAAGCCAATGGTTCAGCACGTTATTGATGCTGCAATGACGACAGGCGCACAGCACGTTCATCTGGTATACGGCCACGGCGGTGATTTGCTAAAACGTGAATTGGCCGATCCGGCGTTGAACTGGGTATTGCAGGCGGAACAGTTGGGAACCGGGCATGCGATGCAGCAAGCTGCGCCTCATTTTGCTGATGATGAAGATATCTTGATGTTGTATGGCGATGTGCCGCTGATTTCATCGCAAACGCTGGGGCGTTTACGTGAAGCTAAGCCGCAAGACGGTATCGGCCTGTTGACGGTGAAGCTGGACGATCCGACGGGCTATGGGCGAATTGTGCGTGAAAAGGGCGCGGTGGTTGGGATCGTCGAACACAAAGATGCCAGCGAAGAACAGCGCCAGATTAACGAGATCAATACCGGCATTCTGATTGCGAACGGCAAAGATCTGAAGCGTTGGTTAAGCCAGTTGAATAACAACAACGCACAGGGTGAATTTTATATCACCGATATTATTGCGATGGCCGCGGAAGAAGGTCAGCGTGTTGAAGCGGTTCATCCCGATCGCTTGAGTGAGGTTGAAGGCGTCAATAATCGTCTGCAATTATCGGCGCTGGAGCGGGTTTATCAGCGTGAACAGGCGGATAAGCTGCTACTGGCTGGTGTTATGCTGCTCGATCCGGCACGATTTGATCTGCGTGGCGAACTGACTCATGGTCGCGATGTGGTGATTGATATCAATGTGGTCGTGGAAGGCAATGTTAAGCTAGGCAACCGGGTGAAAATCGGTGCTGGCTGCGTAATCAAAAATTGCATCATTGGCGACGACAGCGAGATCAGCCCTTACTCCGTGTTGGAAGACGCCGTGTTAGAAGCAGAGTGTACCGTTGGCCCGTTTGCCCGTTTGCGTCCAGGCGCAGAATTGGCTGAGGGCGTGCATGTCGGCAACTTTGTTGAACTGAAAAAAGTGCGGCTGGGTAAAGGATCAAAAGCGGGTCATCTCAGCTATTTGGGTGATGCGGATATCGGTTCCGGTGTTAATATTGGTGCAGGAACGATCACCTGTAATTATGACGGCGCAAATAAGCACAAAACGATTATTGGTGACGATGTCTTTGTTGGTTCGGATAGTCAGCTGGTAGCGCCCGTTAGCATTGCCAGCGGCGTGACTATCGGTGCGGGAACGACGGTGACGCGCGACGTGGCAGAGAATGAACTGGTGGTCGGTCGCGTCAAACAACGTCATATTTCCGGCTGGCAACGTCCGGTGAAAAAGCAATAA
- a CDS encoding F0F1 ATP synthase subunit epsilon translates to MAMTYHLDVVSAEQQMFSGLVQKIQVTGSEGELGIYPGHAPLLTAIKPGMVRIVKQHGEEEYIYLSGGILEVQPNIVTVLSDTAIRGQDLDEARALEAKRKAEDHIRNSHGDVDYAQASAELTKAIAKLRVIELTRKAM, encoded by the coding sequence ATGGCTATGACTTACCATCTGGATGTCGTGAGTGCAGAACAGCAAATGTTCTCCGGTCTGGTGCAGAAGATCCAGGTAACGGGGAGCGAAGGCGAACTGGGTATTTATCCGGGACATGCCCCTCTGCTTACTGCCATTAAGCCTGGTATGGTTCGTATCGTTAAGCAGCACGGTGAGGAAGAATATATTTATCTTTCTGGTGGCATCCTTGAGGTGCAGCCAAACATAGTCACCGTACTGTCTGATACCGCTATCCGTGGGCAGGATCTGGATGAAGCACGTGCGCTGGAAGCGAAACGCAAGGCCGAAGATCATATCCGCAATTCGCATGGCGATGTGGATTATGCTCAGGCTTCCGCAGAGCTGACTAAAGCGATTGCGAAGCTGCGTGTTATCGAGCTGACCAGAAAAGCGATGTAA
- the glmS gene encoding glutamine--fructose-6-phosphate transaminase (isomerizing) yields the protein MCGIVGAVAQRDVAEILLEGLRRLEYRGYDSAGLAVVDSEGHVARLRRLGKVQVLSQAAEEHELHGGTGIAHTRWATHGEPSEENAHPHVSEHITIVHNGIIENHEPLRELMIGRGYRFVSETDTEVVAHLVHFEQQQNGGTLVEIVKRVIPQLRGAYGMVVLDNRDPSVLVAARSGSPLVIGRGVGENFIASDQLALLPVTRRFMFLEEGDIAEITRRDVRVFDKSGQLATREEIESKVNYDAGDKGAYRHYMQKEIYEQPMAIKNTLEGRFSHGEINLSELGPKADELLAKVEHVQIIACGTSYNSGMVSRYWFEALAGIPCDVEIASEFRYRKPAVRKNSLMITLSQSGETADTLAALRLSKELGYLGSLAICNVAGSSLVRESDLALMTKAGVEIGVASTKAFTTQLTVLLMLVARVGRLRGMDAQIEHDIVHGLQALPARIEQMLSQDKLIESLAEGFSDKHHALFLGRGDQYPIAMEGALKLKEISYIHAEAYAAGELKHGPLALIDADMPVVVVAPNNELLEKLKSNIEEVRARGGELYVFADEDAGFTSSENMKIIPLPHIEEVIAPIFYTVPLQLLSYHVALIKGTDVDQPRNLAKSVTVE from the coding sequence ATGTGTGGAATTGTAGGCGCTGTTGCGCAACGTGATGTTGCTGAAATTTTGTTGGAAGGTTTACGCCGTCTTGAGTACCGCGGCTATGACTCTGCGGGGCTGGCGGTTGTTGACAGCGAAGGACATGTCGCTCGTTTACGTCGTCTGGGTAAAGTGCAGGTGCTTTCTCAGGCAGCCGAAGAGCATGAACTGCACGGCGGTACGGGTATTGCCCATACTCGCTGGGCAACGCACGGTGAACCTTCTGAAGAGAACGCACACCCGCATGTTTCTGAACATATCACTATCGTCCATAACGGCATTATCGAAAACCACGAGCCGCTGCGTGAACTGATGATCGGTCGTGGCTACCGTTTCGTTTCTGAAACCGATACGGAAGTGGTTGCCCATCTGGTGCATTTTGAACAGCAGCAGAATGGCGGAACGTTGGTTGAAATCGTTAAGCGTGTAATCCCACAGCTGCGCGGTGCGTATGGCATGGTGGTGTTGGATAACCGCGATCCAAGCGTACTGGTCGCCGCGCGTTCTGGTAGCCCGCTGGTGATTGGCCGTGGTGTCGGTGAAAACTTCATTGCCTCCGATCAGCTGGCGCTGCTGCCTGTGACTCGCCGCTTCATGTTCCTGGAAGAAGGCGACATCGCGGAAATCACCCGTCGTGACGTGCGCGTGTTTGATAAATCCGGCCAGCTTGCTACACGCGAAGAAATTGAATCAAAAGTGAATTACGATGCGGGTGATAAAGGCGCGTATCGTCACTACATGCAGAAAGAGATCTACGAACAGCCGATGGCAATTAAGAACACCCTTGAAGGGCGTTTCAGCCACGGTGAGATCAATCTTTCTGAGTTAGGCCCGAAAGCGGATGAACTGCTGGCGAAGGTTGAACACGTTCAGATTATTGCCTGCGGTACGTCCTACAACTCCGGTATGGTTTCCCGTTACTGGTTTGAAGCGTTGGCGGGGATTCCGTGCGACGTGGAGATTGCTTCCGAATTCCGCTACCGCAAGCCTGCGGTGCGTAAGAACAGCCTGATGATTACCCTGTCTCAGTCTGGTGAAACGGCAGATACGCTGGCGGCACTGCGTTTGTCCAAAGAGCTGGGCTATCTGGGTTCGCTGGCCATTTGTAACGTTGCCGGTTCTTCGCTGGTACGTGAATCCGATCTGGCGCTGATGACTAAAGCGGGCGTTGAAATTGGCGTGGCTTCGACCAAAGCTTTCACTACCCAGCTTACCGTTCTGCTGATGCTGGTGGCGCGTGTTGGCCGTCTGCGTGGTATGGATGCGCAAATTGAGCATGATATCGTTCATGGTTTGCAGGCGCTACCCGCGCGTATTGAGCAGATGCTGTCGCAGGACAAGCTTATCGAATCTCTGGCAGAAGGTTTCTCTGACAAGCACCATGCGTTGTTCCTTGGTCGTGGAGATCAGTACCCGATCGCGATGGAAGGGGCGCTGAAGCTGAAAGAGATCTCTTACATCCATGCGGAAGCCTATGCGGCAGGCGAGCTGAAACACGGCCCGCTGGCGCTGATTGATGCGGATATGCCGGTTGTTGTCGTGGCACCTAACAACGAGCTGTTGGAGAAATTGAAATCCAACATCGAAGAAGTTCGGGCCCGCGGCGGCGAGCTGTATGTCTTCGCTGACGAAGATGCCGGTTTCACCAGCAGCGAAAATATGAAGATTATTCCACTGCCGCATATCGAAGAAGTGATTGCGCCAATCTTCTATACGGTGCCGTTGCAGTTGCTGTCTTATCACGTCGCGTTGATTAAAGGTACGGATGTCGATCAGCCACGTAACCTAGCGAAATCCGTCACGGTAGAGTAA
- the atpD gene encoding F0F1 ATP synthase subunit beta → MATGKIIQVIGAVVDVEFPQDAVPKVYDALEVENGAEKLVLEVQQQLGGGIVRCIAMGSSDGLRRGLNVNNLDHPIEVPVGKATLGRIMNVLGDPIDMKGEIGEEERWAIHRSAPSYEELSNSQELLETGIKVIDLMCPFAKGGKVGLFGGAGVGKTVNMMELIRNIAIEHSGYSVFAGVGERTREGNDFYHEMTDSNVIDKVSLVYGQMNEPPGNRLRVALTGLTMAEKFRDEGRDVLLFVDNIYRYTLAGTEVSALLGRMPSAVGYQPTLAEEMGVLQERITSTKTGSITSVQAVYVPADDLTDPSPATTFAHLDATVVLSRQIASLGIYPAVDPLDSTSRQLDPLVVGQEHYDVARGVQSILQRYQELKDIIAILGMDELSEEDKLVVSRARKIQRFLSQPFFVAEVFTGSPGKYVSLKDTIRGFKGIMEGEYDHLPEQAFYMVGSIEEVVEKAKKL, encoded by the coding sequence ATGGCTACTGGAAAGATTATCCAGGTAATCGGCGCCGTGGTGGACGTCGAGTTCCCGCAAGATGCCGTACCGAAGGTGTACGATGCGCTTGAGGTAGAGAACGGCGCTGAGAAACTGGTGCTGGAAGTGCAGCAGCAGTTGGGCGGCGGCATTGTTCGTTGTATCGCAATGGGTTCTTCTGACGGCCTGCGTCGCGGGTTGAACGTGAATAACCTGGACCACCCGATCGAAGTGCCGGTAGGTAAAGCAACGCTGGGTCGTATCATGAACGTATTGGGCGATCCAATCGACATGAAAGGCGAAATCGGCGAAGAAGAGCGTTGGGCTATCCACCGTTCAGCTCCTAGCTATGAAGAGCTGTCAAACTCACAGGAACTGCTGGAAACCGGTATCAAGGTTATCGACCTGATGTGTCCGTTTGCCAAGGGCGGTAAAGTGGGTCTGTTCGGTGGTGCGGGCGTAGGTAAAACCGTAAACATGATGGAGCTGATCCGTAACATCGCGATCGAGCACTCCGGTTACTCCGTGTTTGCAGGCGTTGGTGAGCGTACCCGTGAAGGTAACGACTTCTACCACGAAATGACCGACTCCAACGTAATCGATAAAGTATCACTGGTGTATGGCCAGATGAACGAGCCACCGGGTAACCGTCTGCGCGTTGCGTTGACCGGCCTGACCATGGCGGAAAAATTCCGTGATGAAGGCCGTGACGTCCTGCTGTTCGTCGATAACATCTACCGTTATACCCTGGCCGGTACGGAAGTCTCTGCACTGCTGGGTCGTATGCCTTCTGCGGTAGGTTATCAGCCGACGCTGGCGGAAGAGATGGGCGTTCTGCAAGAACGTATCACCTCAACCAAAACCGGTTCTATCACCTCCGTTCAGGCCGTTTACGTTCCTGCGGATGACTTGACTGACCCGTCACCAGCCACCACCTTTGCTCACTTGGATGCAACTGTGGTACTGAGCCGTCAGATTGCTTCTCTGGGTATCTACCCGGCCGTTGACCCGCTGGATTCCACCAGCCGTCAGTTGGATCCGCTGGTTGTTGGTCAGGAACACTATGATGTTGCCCGTGGCGTGCAGTCTATTCTGCAACGTTATCAGGAACTGAAAGACATCATCGCGATTCTGGGTATGGACGAGCTGTCTGAAGAAGACAAGCTGGTCGTATCCCGTGCGCGTAAGATTCAGCGCTTCCTGTCTCAGCCGTTCTTCGTAGCGGAAGTATTTACCGGTTCTCCGGGCAAATACGTTTCTCTGAAAGACACTATCCGTGGCTTTAAAGGGATTATGGAAGGCGAATACGACCACCTGCCAGAGCAGGCGTTCTATATGGTTGGTTCCATTGAAGAAGTCGTGGAAAAAGCCAAGAAACTGTAA